The bacterium nucleotide sequence GCCCTCGGGCAGGCCACCGGCTACCTGCGTTCGACCCGTGCTGAGGTCAAGAAAATCTGGGCGATAGCCGAGGGCCGCATGGTCAGTGCCGATTCGGTCCGGGTCAGCTTCATCGCCGGGCCGGGGGCCGTGCTGACCAAGGTCTCCGGTGACAATCAGACCGCCTATACCGGCCGCGCACTGGTCGCGCCTCTGGTCGTCGCCCTGGCCGACTCCTTCGAGAACCCGGTCCCGGGAGCTGCCGTGACCGCGGTGTTGCAGAAACCCGACGGAACCCGGGCCGAGCTCGCTTCGCAGACCACCGACAGCCAGGGGTACGCCCGCTTCCAGCCGGTGATGAGTGACCAGGCCGGGGCGCATACGATCATCCTGCGCAGCGGCACCCTGCCGGCCCTCTCCTTCACGGCCCAGGTTGCTGCGATCCTTCCGGCCGCACTGGTCAAGGTCAGCGGCGATGGCCAGGTGGGTCTGCCCTCCACCAATCTGCCGCTGCCGCTGGTCGTCCAAGTCAAAGATCAGGCGGATCTGCCCCTGTCCAATGTCACCGTCGTTTTTTCCTTCGTGACCGGCTCAGGGAGCTTCCCCAACGGAGCCTACGCCCTGACCGGAAGCGACGGCAAGGCAGCGGTGATCGTGCAGCCGGGGGCGGCGATAGGCGATTATTACATCACTGCGCAGGTCGCGGGCTTCGACCGCAGCCTCACCTTCCTGGTCACGACCCGCGTGCCCCGGGTCGCTTCCGTCGAGATCGTCTCGGGTGACAACCAGACCGCCCGCGCCGGGACCACCCTGCCGCTGCCGCTGACGCTGCGGGTGCTGGACGAACTTGCAAAGCCCGCCGCCGGAATCGCGGTACAGTTTGACATCGCAGCGGGCGGGGGGAGCCTCCAGCCCGCGACGGTTCAGTACACCGGCGTCGATGGCATGGCCTCGGTGCTCTGGACCCTGGGTACCACCGCTGCCCAGACGCTCCGGGCCTGGCTGGCGGATACCCCGACGCTGCAGACGCAATTCACCGCCTCGCTGGCCGCCAATCAGCCCCCCCGGCTGACCTGCACGGCCGATACCACTATTGCGGAGGGTGGCTCGCTCTCGTTCTGGGTCCAGGCGAAGGATCCCGAGGGCGATCCGGTCCGTCTCTCGGCGACTGGCATGCCTGCCCGGGCGACCTTCGATTCGCTATCCGGCATTTTTTCCTGGATCCCCGGCTACAGCGAGGCCGGCCTCTACAAGGTGACCTTCACCGGCCGGGATGCCTTCGGCGCCAGCGCCACCGCTTCCTGCCGCATCCGGGTCACCGATGTCCGCCGTCCACTGCAGGTCCTCGCCTATTCTCCGGCCGATACCCTGGTCGAGATGGATCTGTACAAGGCCTATACCTTTGACGTCACCGCCTTCGATCCCGACGGAGATTCCCTGCGCTACCAGTGGGATTTTAACGGTCTGCCGGTCGGCAACAAACCGGTCCTCAAGGTCACCGCCAACCCCACCTTCCCGGCCCACTGCCGCATGTCCGTCCGCATTTTCACGCTCACGGCCAGCACGACCCTCTTCTGGACGCTCGATATCCGCACCGGCGTGGCGGTTCGCGGAGCGGGACCGGATGATTTCGCGCTGGAGCAGAATTATCCCAATCCCTTCAATCCCACTACCACGATCCCCTTCCAGACCGGCCGCCCCGCCCGGGTTGTGATCCGCCTTTACAACGCCTCGGGACAGCTCGTCCGGCAGCTCTTCGATGGTCTTGCCGGCAGCGGCCGGCATGAGGTCGTCTGGGACGGCCGCGACGCCTACGGTCAGCCGGCACCTTCGGGCGTCTATTATATCCGTATGGAAAGCGAGACCTTCCGCGAGATAAAAAAGCTTTTATTGTTGAAATAAAAATGGTATTTTACAGGAGGCTTCCATCCCCGCTGTTGGAAAGGCAGCGGGGATGAGGTGTGCCGTCTGGAGAGCGGAGCGGACCGGGCAGAGGGAAGGGATCGAGGCGCCATGCTGCACAGTATCTGGATTTCACTGCGTCCCAGGCAGTGGCTCAAGAACGTTATCGTCTTTGCAGGCCTCTTTTTCGCTGAGGATTTCCTCGTTCTCAGCAAAATCCTGGATACCCTCGCCGCCTTTCTCCTTTTCTGTCTGGTCTCCAGCAGCGGCTACTTGGTCAATGATGTCATTGACCGCAGGAAGGACGCCCTGCACCCGCACAAGCGGCTGCGTCCCATCGCTGCGGGCCGGCTCGCGCCGGGAACGGCGATCGCTCTGGCCCTGCTGCTCAGCCTCGGCAGCCTGGCTGCCGCCTGGGCCCTGAACCGCGTCTTTTTCCTGATTCTGGCCGCCTATCTGATCTTCACCTACTCCTATTCGCTGCTGCTGAAAAGGGTGATCATACTCGATGTGCTGCTCATTGCTTCGGGGTTCGTCCTGCGCGCCATCGGCGGCACGATTGCAGCCAGGGAGACAGTCTCCTCGTGGCTGATTATTTGCACGATCTTTTTGTCGCTTTTTCTTGCGCTCACCAAGCGACGCAGTGAGGTCAAGACTCTGGGGGCCCAGGCGGCTCAAGTACGCTCCACTCTGGGGCTCTACACCCTCGAGCTGCTGGACCAGATGATCGATATCGTCACCGCCGCCTGTCTGATGGCTTATGCCCTCTATACTCTGGATGCTGGTACTGTCGAGAAGTTCGGCACCCGCAATCTGGCCTTTACATTGCCTTTTGTCATTTACGGATTGTTTCGCTATCTTTATCTGGTGCTGCACCTCAACATCGGGGAGACTCCTGAGGCGGTGCTGCTGCACGACCGGCCGATTATGATCTGCATCCTCGCCTATATCGGAACGGTGGCTTCCATCCTTTATATCTGATGCTATTCTCTTTGCTCGTTTGACACCCACTGCATCATTCATTCCGCGCAGGAGGCCTTTCTATGCGTCCCATCCGCATGACGATCGCGTTGACAGCGGGCCTTTTCCTTCTTGTGTGTTGCGCCTGTTCCGGCGGCCGCAAGAAAGAGCAGGAAGTGGAGGCCTTCCTCCATAATTCCGCCTCCTATTACATCAAAAAAGGCACGGACGCGATCACGGCCGGCCACTATCAGGAGGCGGTGCCCCTCTTCCGGCAGGCCATCGCGTTGACCCCCTACGATCCCGTGGCGCAGAATGATCTCGGGGTGGCCTTTTATCATCTTCACCAGCTCGATTCGGCTCTGGCCTATTATCAGACCGCTATCCGCCTGCGACCCGACTATACCCGCGCCATCAGTAACCTCTCCAAGACCTACAGCGAGCTGGGGCAGAAGAACTATGCCCTGGCCGCGGCGGAGCGCCTCATCGAGTTGGAGCCGCAATCCGCCGCCGGCTACCTCCTCCAGGCCGAGATCTATGACAAGAACGACCAGTACGATTTGGCCATCGAAGCCAGCCGAAAAGCCCTTGCGGCCGACTCCAGTCTCAAGGAGGTCTGGAACAACCTGGGCGTCCTCTATTTTCGCAGCGGCCGGCTCGACCAGGCTCTGGAATGCTATCAGCGGGTGCTGGCTAAGGATTCTACCTACTCTTCCGCCTGGTTCAATCTCGGCAATGTGCTGGCGCGCAAATGCCTGCTTGAGGAGGCGCAGTTCAACTATCGTAAAGCGCTGGAGTACAATCCGCAGATGTCTTCGGCTGCCAACAATCACGGTCTGGTCTATCTCTATCAGGACCGACTCGTGGAGGCCGACCGTGATTTTCACCGCGCTCTGGCCGCTGATTCGAGCGCCCCGGCCATTTATTACAACCTCTCCATCGTTCAGGAGCGGCTCGACTCGCTGCAGCTCGCCCTGGCCTCGATCGACAGGGCTATCCAACTGCGGCCGGCGATCGCCAATTTTTATCTGCAGCGCGGAACCGTCCTCGAACGCCTCGGCCAGAAGGAGGCCGCCGTGGCCGCAATCGAAAGGGCGGTGACCTTGGACTCGACGCTCTCGGCCGGCTACAACACCCTGGGCAATCTGATGGCGGCCGACAACCCCGCCGGTGCGCGGGCGGCGTATGAAAAAGCCGTCGCCAATTATGATGAATATCTCCAGCGGCGTTACGGCCGCGCTACCCAGGTCATTGACAAGGGCTATTTTGACCTGCTCGCCGCCTGCAAGGACCGCCGCCAGCTGCTCACCGACCACGCCATGGTCTTCAATAATCTCGGCAAGTCCTGGTTGCAGGCGGGGAATTATCCCGAGGCCGGCAAGGCCTTCGCCAAGGCGGTCGAGCTGCAGCCCGAACTCTGGGAGCCGGCGGAAAACCTGGCGGTGGTTCTGATCGCGCAGAAAAAGAATGAGGAGGCGCGCAAGCTGCTGGCGCAGGGCCGGCTCAACCGCGCCCGCGCGGCGCTGCGGGCCGATTCGCTCGACGCGGCGGCGAGCCTCCTGCACCAGGCCCTGCGCCTGCAGCCGCGGCTGCGGGGCAGCTACGGACTGCTCGCTCAGGTCCAGGAACGCAAAGGACAGATCAAAGAGGCCGAAGCCACCCTCCGCACGGGCCTCAAGCTCTATCCCGCTGAGGCCGCCCTCCACCTTGCCTGCGGGCGCTTTCTCTACCATCAGGGCCGGCTGGCCGAGGCACGGACGGCATTAACCACGGCTGTCACCCTGGATCCAAAACAGGACGAAAGCCGATATCTCCTCGCCGGCATCTACCGCACTCTCGGCGAGACCGAAAAAGCGGACCGGGAGATCGCCCGGAGCCATGCCATTCTCGGACAGGGCTACGAGGAGGCCGGATTCCTCGATCGCGCGATGGAGGAGTACCACCTCGCCGCTGCAGCCGATCCCAGGGAGATGGAGTATCCCGCCCGTCAGGGCGTGATCTTTTTAAAAAAGCGGCTCTATGAGGACGCAGCCCGGTGCTTCGATCTGGCGCTGGCTAGTGATAAGGCCAATGTGACGGCTATGTACGGCAAGGGCACGCTGCTGGGCGAGCTTAAATCCCATGAGGAGGCGGTGCGGTGGTTGCAGGCTGCCATCGCCGCTGCACCGGATCACGGCCTGGCCCATCAGGCCCTCGCCGTCAATTACTATTTCCTCGGACGGCTCGATGCCGCCCGCCAGGAGGCGCAGGCGGCACAGAAGCTCGGGATCGCCTTGAATGAGGCCTTTCTCAAGGCGCTCGGCCTGCCCGCACTGACGCCGCGGTGACACGGGAGAGGATAGTGCTTTATGTCAAAAACAGCTGCGGCATTTCTGGCAGGCTGTGCGCTGATTCTTTTTCAGTGCAGGGAATCCTTCGTACCTTTCACGCTCGCGGATCGCGGCACTCCCTGCACCATCATCCTCCCGGCCCGAGCCGGCTCCGGGGTGGAGGCCGATGCCGCTGAGCAGCTGCGCAGCCGCGCAGCGGCGGAACTGCGTCGTTATCTCGCGAGGTTGCTCGGCCGACCTGAAAGTTCAATCGCTTTGCAGAGCGATGCCCAGGCGGCGACCGGCCGAATCCTGTTGCTGGGCAAGCCCGCGGCGAAATCGCGTTTCGCCGCGGCGGCCCGGCGGCTTGAAAAGGCGGAACGTGCGGCCGGCCCCGGCGACAAGCCGCCCTTTCGCTTAGATGCCTGGAGCGATGGCGAAGATCACTACCTGGCCATCACCACCCGCCGCGACCACGATCTCCTGCGGGCGGTATATGCTTTTCTCGATGAACAGGGGGCGCGCTTTCTTTTCCCCGGCACGGGAGGCGAATTCATCCCGCCGCGCCAGGAAATCCGCATTCTTCACGCATTGAACCTTCCTCCCGCCGGCCTCGAACTAAGCGGTTTTCTCCCCGCCTGTCCGGCTGGTGACGCTCCCGGCGACTCCAGTACCCTGC carries:
- a CDS encoding tetratricopeptide repeat protein, which encodes MRPIRMTIALTAGLFLLVCCACSGGRKKEQEVEAFLHNSASYYIKKGTDAITAGHYQEAVPLFRQAIALTPYDPVAQNDLGVAFYHLHQLDSALAYYQTAIRLRPDYTRAISNLSKTYSELGQKNYALAAAERLIELEPQSAAGYLLQAEIYDKNDQYDLAIEASRKALAADSSLKEVWNNLGVLYFRSGRLDQALECYQRVLAKDSTYSSAWFNLGNVLARKCLLEEAQFNYRKALEYNPQMSSAANNHGLVYLYQDRLVEADRDFHRALAADSSAPAIYYNLSIVQERLDSLQLALASIDRAIQLRPAIANFYLQRGTVLERLGQKEAAVAAIERAVTLDSTLSAGYNTLGNLMAADNPAGARAAYEKAVANYDEYLQRRYGRATQVIDKGYFDLLAACKDRRQLLTDHAMVFNNLGKSWLQAGNYPEAGKAFAKAVELQPELWEPAENLAVVLIAQKKNEEARKLLAQGRLNRARAALRADSLDAAASLLHQALRLQPRLRGSYGLLAQVQERKGQIKEAEATLRTGLKLYPAEAALHLACGRFLYHQGRLAEARTALTTAVTLDPKQDESRYLLAGIYRTLGETEKADREIARSHAILGQGYEEAGFLDRAMEEYHLAAAADPREMEYPARQGVIFLKKRLYEDAARCFDLALASDKANVTAMYGKGTLLGELKSHEEAVRWLQAAIAAAPDHGLAHQALAVNYYFLGRLDAARQEAQAAQKLGIALNEAFLKALGLPALTPR
- a CDS encoding decaprenyl-phosphate phosphoribosyltransferase — its product is MLHSIWISLRPRQWLKNVIVFAGLFFAEDFLVLSKILDTLAAFLLFCLVSSSGYLVNDVIDRRKDALHPHKRLRPIAAGRLAPGTAIALALLLSLGSLAAAWALNRVFFLILAAYLIFTYSYSLLLKRVIILDVLLIASGFVLRAIGGTIAARETVSSWLIICTIFLSLFLALTKRRSEVKTLGAQAAQVRSTLGLYTLELLDQMIDIVTAACLMAYALYTLDAGTVEKFGTRNLAFTLPFVIYGLFRYLYLVLHLNIGETPEAVLLHDRPIMICILAYIGTVASILYI